A window of the Halichoerus grypus chromosome 2, mHalGry1.hap1.1, whole genome shotgun sequence genome harbors these coding sequences:
- the MAML1 gene encoding mastermind-like protein 1, whose protein sequence is MVLPTCPMAEFALPRHSAVMERLRRRIELCRRHHSTCEARYEAVSPERLELERQHTFALHQRCIQAKAKRAGKHRQPPAPAPAAAPAPAPATAPASAAPASAPRLDAADGPEHGRPVAHLHDTVKRNLESTTSPQNGEQQNGYGDLFPGHKKTRREASLGVAVASNGLPPASPLGQPDQPGAEALQASGKHPLGLDSVSKKCLVDSSLHLNGGSNPGEPFPLSLNKELKQEPVDDLPCMITGAGGSISQSNLMPDLNLNEQEWKELIEELNRSVPDEDMKDLFNEDFEEKKDPESSGSATQTPLAQDINIKTEFSPAAFEQEQLGSPQVRAGSAGQTFMGPSAGPVSTDAPSLGGAPPLFHASGQPGADNPSPSLMPASAQAQNAPRALSSVVLPSQGPGGAAELSSAHQLQQIAAKQKREQMLQNPQQATQAPAPGQMSTWQQTGPSHSPLNVPYPLEKPASPPGYKQDFTNSKLLMMPGVNKSSPRPGGPYLQAGHVNLLSHPPPSNLNQSAVPNQGSVLDYGNTKPLSHYKADCGQGGPASSQSKTALMAYLPQQLPHLSNEQNSLFMMKPKPGNMPFRSLVPPSQEQPPPSAPVAAAGSQPPAASAASTRSSAPYLSGPQQAAVLKQHQLLLDQQKQREQQQKHLQQQFLQRQQHLLAEQEKQQFQRHLTRPPPQYQDPAQSTFPQQVGQFAGSSAAVPGMNNLGPSNSSCPRGFPQAGSLMPMGPGHTSVSSLPSNSGQQDRGVAQFTGSQSLPQGGLYGMASSITQIVAQPPPQATNGHAHIARQTGVGQNTSVSAAYGQNSLGSSGLSQQHNKGTLNSGLTKPQVPRVSAAMGGQNPSWPHQGLPNLSGQTPGSSTVSPFTAASSFHMQQAHLKMSSPQFSQAMPSRPMAPMSSAAAAGSMLPPVSAQQRTSAPAPAPPQGAPQPGLPGLSPGGPELGAFSQSPAPPMAGRAGLHCAQAYPVRTAGQELPFAYSGQPGGSGLASMAGDADLIDSLLKNRTSEEWMNDLDDLLGPQ, encoded by the exons ATGGtgctgcccacctgccccatGGCGGAGTTCGCGCTGCCGCGGCACAGCGCGGTCATGGAGCGCCTCCGCCGGCGCATCGAGCTGTGCCGGCGCCACCACAGCACCTGCGAGGCCCGCTACGAGGCCGTGTCGCCCGAGCGCCTGGAGCTCGAGCGCCAGCACACCTTCGCCCTGCACCAGCGCTGCATCCAGGCCAAAGCCAAGCGCGCCGGCAAGCACCGGCAGccgcccgccccggccccggccgccgccccggccccggcgcCCGCCACCGCCCCGGCGTCCGCCGCGCCGGCCTCGGCCCCGCGCCTGGACGCCGCCGACGGCCCCGAGCACGGCCGCCCGGTCGCG CATCTCCACGATACAGTGAAGAGGAACCTCGAGAGCACCACCTCCCCTCAGAATGGTGAGCAGCAGAACGGCTATGGAGACCTCTTTCCTGGACACAAGAAGACCCGGCGAGAGGCCTCTCTGGGGGTAGCCGTCGCTTCCAACGGCCTGCCCCCGGCCTCCCCCCTGGGGCAGCCTGACCAGCCGGGCGCCGAGGCACTGCAGGCCAGCGGGAAGCACCCCCTGGGGTTGGACTCCGTCAGTAAGAAATGTCTGGTGGACTCGAGCCTCCACTTGAACGGGGGAAGCAACCCCGGCGAGCCCTTTCCTCTGAGCCTGAATAAAGAGCTGAAGCAGGAGCCCGTCGATGACCTGCCATGCATGATCACAGGGGCCGGGGGCTCCATATCCCAGAGCAACCTCATGCCTGACCTCAACCTTAACGAGCAGGAGTGGAAGGAGCTCATTGAGGAGCTGAACAGGTCAGTGCCCGATGAAGACATGAAGGATCTGTTTAACGAGGACTTTGAAGAAAAGAAGGACCCAGAGTCTTCTGGGTCGGCCACCCAGACCCCCTTGGCCCAGGATATTAATATTAAGACAGAATTCTCTCCAGCAGCCTTTGAACAAGAGCAGTTAGGCTCTCCACAAGTGAGGGCTGGGTCTGCAGGACAGACCTTTATGGGGCCTTCAGCCGGCCCCGTGAGCACAGATGCGCCCAGCCTGGGGGGCGCTCCGCCTCTGTTCCACGCCTCTGGTCAGCCCGGGGCCGACAATCCCAGTCCCAGCCTGATGCCGGCATCAGCCCAGGCCCAGAATGCACCAAGAGCCCTCTCCAGTGTAGTGTTGCCCAGCCAGGGCCCAGGAGGGGCCGCCGAGCTGTCCTCTGCCCACCAGCTGCAGCAGATCGCCGCCAAGCAGAAGCGTGAGCAGATGCTCCAGAACCCGCAgcaggccacccaggcgccagccCCAGGCCAGATGTCCACATGGCAGCAGACGggcccctcccacagccccttAAACGTCCCTTATCCCCTGGAGAAGCCTGCCAGCCCTCCCGGCTATAAGCAAGACTTCACCAACTCCAAACTGCTCATGATGCCCGGAGTGAACAAGAGCTCCCCGCGGCCCGGAGGCCCCTACCTCCAGGCCGGCCACGTGAACCTGCTGAGTCACCCACCGCCAAGTAACTTGAATCAGAGCGCCGTGCCTAACCAGGGCTCGGTGCTGGACTATGGCAACACCAAACCCCTGTCTCATTACAAAGCCGACTGCGGGCAAGGCGGCCCCGCGTCCAGCCAGAGCAAGACCGCCCTCATGGCTTACCTTCCCCAGCAGCTGCCTCATCTGAGCAATGAGCAGAACTCCTTGTTTATGATGAAACCAAAGCCAGGGAACATGCCCTTCCGATCACTGGTTCCACCCAGCCAG GAGCAGCCCCCGCCCAGCGCCCCTGTGGCCGCCGCGGGGAGCCAGCCGCCCGCCGCCTCGGCGGCCAGCACGCGCAGCAGCGCCCCGTATCTCAGCGGCCCGCAGCAGGCGGCCGTCCTGAAGCAGCACCAGCTGCTGTTGGACCAGCAGAAACAGCGGGAGCAGCAGCAGAAGCACCTGCAGCAGCAGTTCTTACAGAGGCAGCAGCACCTGCTGGCGGAACAG GAAAAGCAGCAGTTCCAGCGCCACCTGACGCGCCCACCTCCCCAGTACCAAGACCCAGCCCAGAGCACCTTCCCCCAGCAGGTCGGGCAGTTCGCAG GGTCCTCCGCTGCTGTGCCTGGCATGAACAACTTGGGGCCGTCTAACTCCAGCTGTCCTCGAGGGTTCCCTCAGGCCGGGAGTCTGATGCCGATGGGCCCTGGGCACACTTCGGTTTCCTCGCTCCCCTCAAACTCAGGCCAGCAGGACCGGGGTGTGGCCCAGTTCACTGGCTCCCAAAGCCTGCCGCAGGGCGGTCTCTATGGCATGGCCTCCAGCATCACCCAGATCGTCGCCCAGCCCCCGCCACAGGCCACCAACGGACACGCCCACATCGCACGGCAGACTGGCGTGGGCCAGAACACCTCGGTCTCCGCGGCCTATGGGCAGAATTCTCTGGGGAGCTCCGGCCTCTCCCAGCAGCACAATAAGGGGACCCTGAACTCTGGCTTAACCAAGCCACAGGTCCCGAGGGTGTCAGCCGCTATGGGAGGCCAGAACCCCTCGTGGCCACATCAGGGCCTGCCGAACTTGAGCGGCCAGACCCCAGGGAGCAGCACCGTGAGCCCCTTCACGGCAGCCTCCAGTTTCCACATGCAGCAGGCCCACCTGAAAATGTCCAGCCCCCAGTTCTCCCAGGCGATGCCCAGCAGGCCCATGGCCCCCATGAGCTCGGCAGCTGCGGCGGGGTCCATGCTGCCCCCGGTGAGCGCGCAGCAGAGGACCAGTGCCCCCGCCCCAGCACCTCCCCAGGGAGCCCCACAGCCGGGCTTGCCGGGCCTGAGCCCCGGCGGCCCTGAGCTGGGGGCCTTCAGCCAGAGCCCGGCACCGCCGATGGCGGGCCGGGCGGGACTGCACTGCGCTCAGGCCTACCCCGTGCGGACTGCGGGCCAGGAGCTCCCCTTCGCCTACAGCGGGCAGCCGGGTGGCAGCGGGCTGGCCAGCATGGCCGGAGATGCCGACCTGATCGACTCCCTGCTGAAGAACAGGACTTCAGAAGAGTGGATGAATGATTTGGACGACCTCTTAGGGCCTCAGTAA